One part of the Dermacentor silvarum isolate Dsil-2018 chromosome 6, BIME_Dsil_1.4, whole genome shotgun sequence genome encodes these proteins:
- the LOC119456784 gene encoding ataxin-8-like, producing METEQQQQQQQQQQQQQQQQQQQQQQQQQQQQQQQQQQQQQQQQQQQQQQQQQQQQQQQQQQQQQQQQQQQQQQQQPQQQQQQQQQQQQQQQQQQQQQQQQQQQQQQQQQQQQQQQQQQHSASTTAWRTLSLDLSTTTPSLQSL from the exons ATGGAGACAGAG cagcagcagcagcagcagcagcagcagcagcagcagcagcagcagcagcagcagcagcagcagcagcagcagcagcagcagcagcagcagcagcagcagcagcagcagcagcagcagcagcagcagcagcagcagcagcagcagcagcagcagcagcagcagcagcagcagcagcagcagcagcagcagcagcagcagcagcagcagcagcagcagccgcagcagcagcagcagcagcagcagcagcagcagcagcagcagcagcagcagcagcagcagcagcagcagcagcagcagcagcagcagcagcagcagcagcagcagcagcagcagcagcagcagcagca ctCCGCCTCAACTACTGCTTGGCGCACACTCTCCCTCGATCTCTCCACCACTACGCCATCGCTACAATCTCTTTAG